A genomic region of Micromonospora sp. NBRC 110009 contains the following coding sequences:
- a CDS encoding radical SAM protein, whose amino-acid sequence MQSRTDLIEDLMGRFPHVPKEAVIKEDLLRGGLAFDDSALTDNESGAVKPKSYFIFSFDHRTLPDLGTAALRRPPEEIVLTGGPYGLRRTVVSVRTNPDSPYRVKDDGDGRLRLFLDGRPIADVGLPPMPDYYRHTLANGKSVMEVAPTIQWGYLIYLTVFRVCQYFGAKEECQYCDINHNWRQHKQAGRPYTGVKPVDEVLEALEIIDRHDTTGASQAYTLTGGSITSKVDGLAEADFYGRYAQAIEERFPGRWIGKVVAQALPRADVQRFHDYGIRIYHPNYEVWDKRLFELYCPGKERYVGREEWHRRILDSAEIFGPRNVIPNFVAGVEMAAPYGFTSVDEAIDSTTEGLQYFMSRGITPRFTTWCPEPTTPLGRTNPQGAPLEYHIRLLEAYAATMKANGLSSPPGYGPAGAGRAVFSVSSFMDSLPADPEPES is encoded by the coding sequence ATGCAGTCGCGCACCGATCTCATCGAGGACCTGATGGGGCGCTTCCCCCACGTGCCGAAAGAGGCGGTCATCAAGGAGGACCTGCTGCGGGGCGGCCTGGCCTTCGACGACTCGGCGTTGACCGACAACGAGAGCGGGGCCGTCAAGCCCAAGTCGTACTTCATCTTCTCCTTCGACCACCGGACCTTGCCGGACCTGGGCACCGCCGCGCTGCGCAGGCCACCGGAGGAGATCGTGCTCACCGGCGGCCCGTACGGGCTGCGCCGTACGGTCGTCTCGGTCCGTACCAACCCCGACTCGCCGTACCGGGTCAAGGACGACGGCGACGGCCGCCTGCGGTTGTTCCTGGACGGCCGGCCGATCGCCGACGTCGGGCTGCCCCCGATGCCGGACTACTACCGGCACACGCTGGCCAACGGAAAGTCGGTGATGGAGGTCGCCCCAACGATCCAGTGGGGCTACCTCATCTACCTGACCGTGTTCCGGGTCTGCCAGTACTTCGGGGCCAAGGAGGAATGCCAGTACTGCGACATCAACCACAACTGGCGTCAGCACAAGCAGGCCGGTCGCCCGTACACCGGGGTCAAGCCCGTCGACGAGGTGCTGGAGGCGCTGGAGATCATCGACCGGCACGACACCACCGGCGCGTCGCAGGCGTACACCCTGACCGGCGGCAGCATCACGTCCAAGGTCGACGGGCTGGCCGAGGCCGACTTCTACGGCCGGTACGCCCAGGCGATCGAGGAGCGGTTCCCGGGCCGGTGGATCGGCAAGGTGGTCGCCCAGGCGTTGCCCCGGGCCGACGTGCAGCGGTTCCACGACTACGGCATCCGGATCTACCACCCCAACTACGAGGTGTGGGACAAGCGGCTGTTCGAGCTCTACTGCCCCGGCAAGGAGCGATATGTAGGTCGGGAGGAGTGGCACCGACGGATCCTCGACTCCGCCGAGATCTTCGGGCCGCGTAACGTCATCCCGAACTTCGTCGCGGGCGTCGAGATGGCCGCCCCGTACGGCTTCACCAGCGTGGACGAGGCGATCGACTCCACCACCGAGGGCCTGCAGTACTTCATGTCCCGGGGCATCACCCCGCGGTTCACCACCTGGTGCCCCGAGCCGACCACCCCGCTCGGCAGGACCAACCCACAGGGTGCGCCGCTCGAATACCACATCCGGCTGCTGGAGGCCTACGCCGCGACCATGAAGGCCAACGGCCTGTCCAGCCCGCCCGGGTACGGCCCGGCCGGCGCCGGCCGAGCGGTCTTCTCGGTCAGCTCCTTCATGGACAGTCTGCCCGCCGATCCGGAGCCGGAGTCGTAA